One Brevibacillus choshinensis genomic window carries:
- a CDS encoding aldehyde dehydrogenase family protein: MTNTYQNYIDGKWVPSHTGDVFTSTNPANIDEVVGYFQKSDGEDARAAIESAARAFPQWSKTPAPVRGEFLFALIHLLEQRKEELAETITREVGKTLREARGEVNKTITSMKQLTGEATRLTGQTVPSFDERVVGYTVRDPIGVFAIIAPWNFPLGIGLWKIVPAIIAGNTVVFKPASNTSLISVKLMELLIESGVPAGVVNMVTGPGAVIGDELANNPIIKGISFTGSSEVGLSLGKAVGSRGGKIQAEMGGKNPAIILGDADIDLAIDCIVTSGFFDNGQRCTGTSRVLVVPEVADQVKSKLIERAKSMKVGDGFDPESHNGPVVDEHQLNLYLHYVQKGIEEGATLACGGQRLTDGTLGNGYFVAPTVFTGVTQEMTIAREEIFGPVIAVIDVESFEHAMEVANQVEFGLSSTIFTNDLRKAFDFVKGIQSGVTHVNMPSTHFESQYPFGGKKISGLGPREQGESALDFYVETKTVYIRP; this comes from the coding sequence ATGACGAACACCTATCAAAACTATATCGATGGAAAATGGGTACCAAGCCATACCGGCGATGTATTCACAAGCACGAATCCGGCTAACATTGATGAAGTCGTAGGCTATTTTCAAAAATCGGACGGCGAGGATGCCCGGGCAGCAATCGAGTCTGCAGCAAGGGCGTTTCCCCAGTGGTCGAAAACACCTGCGCCCGTGCGAGGAGAATTTTTGTTTGCCCTGATCCATTTGTTGGAGCAACGAAAAGAAGAATTGGCGGAAACCATTACACGCGAGGTTGGGAAGACCTTGCGGGAAGCACGCGGGGAAGTGAACAAGACGATTACCTCCATGAAACAGCTGACGGGGGAAGCGACGCGCTTGACAGGTCAGACGGTTCCTTCCTTTGATGAACGGGTGGTCGGATACACCGTTCGTGATCCGATCGGCGTGTTTGCCATTATCGCACCTTGGAATTTCCCACTGGGGATCGGGCTTTGGAAGATCGTCCCTGCCATTATCGCAGGAAACACGGTGGTATTTAAACCTGCAAGCAACACATCCCTGATCAGCGTCAAACTGATGGAGCTCCTCATCGAAAGCGGAGTGCCCGCAGGAGTCGTCAACATGGTGACAGGTCCTGGAGCCGTTATCGGCGATGAGCTTGCGAACAACCCGATCATCAAGGGCATATCCTTCACCGGCTCCTCTGAAGTCGGACTGTCGCTAGGCAAGGCAGTCGGCTCTCGCGGCGGAAAAATCCAGGCGGAGATGGGTGGGAAAAACCCGGCCATCATTCTTGGAGACGCCGATATTGATTTGGCGATTGATTGCATCGTGACCAGTGGATTTTTCGACAACGGCCAGCGCTGCACGGGAACAAGCCGCGTTTTGGTCGTCCCGGAAGTGGCGGATCAAGTAAAGTCGAAATTGATCGAACGTGCGAAGAGCATGAAGGTTGGCGATGGCTTTGACCCTGAGAGCCATAATGGCCCTGTCGTGGACGAGCATCAGTTGAATCTGTATTTGCACTACGTCCAAAAAGGAATCGAGGAGGGCGCGACTCTTGCCTGCGGAGGACAGCGCCTCACCGATGGTACTCTAGGGAATGGCTACTTTGTTGCACCGACAGTGTTTACTGGGGTAACACAAGAGATGACGATTGCCAGAGAAGAGATTTTTGGGCCAGTCATCGCCGTCATCGATGTGGAATCTTTCGAGCATGCCATGGAAGTGGCAAACCAAGTGGAGTTCGGCTTGTCCTCTACCATCTTTACCAACGATTTGCGCAAGGCGTTTGATTTTGTCAAAGGGATCCAATCTGGTGTGACGCATGTG